From a region of the Geothrix sp. 21YS21S-2 genome:
- the purE gene encoding 5-(carboxyamino)imidazole ribonucleotide mutase, whose amino-acid sequence MQSANPLVGILMGSRSDWETMKETARTLAALGVAFEAHVASAHRTPDKVIDYVLDAEGRGIRVLVAAAGGAAHLAGVCAGKTHLPVLGVPMKGWALDGMDSLLSTVQMPAGIPVGTLAIGKAGATNAALLAAAILALGDPGLRERLLAYRRAQTEKALADDDLSL is encoded by the coding sequence ATGCAATCAGCCAACCCCCTCGTGGGCATTCTCATGGGATCCAGGTCCGACTGGGAGACGATGAAGGAGACCGCGCGCACCCTGGCCGCGCTGGGCGTGGCCTTCGAGGCCCACGTCGCCTCCGCCCACCGGACCCCCGACAAGGTCATCGACTACGTCCTGGACGCCGAGGGCCGGGGGATCCGGGTCCTGGTGGCCGCCGCCGGCGGCGCCGCCCACCTCGCCGGCGTCTGCGCTGGCAAGACCCACCTGCCGGTGCTGGGCGTCCCCATGAAGGGGTGGGCCCTGGACGGCATGGATTCCCTCCTGTCGACCGTCCAGATGCCCGCGGGCATCCCGGTGGGCACGCTGGCCATCGGCAAGGCCGGGGCCACCAACGCCGCGCTGCTGGCGGCGGCCATCCTGGCCCTGGGGGACCCGGGCCTCCGGGAGCGCCTCCTGGCCTACCGGAGGGCCCAGACCGAGAAGGCCCTGGCCGACGACGATCTCTCCCTCTGA
- a CDS encoding NAD(P)H-dependent oxidoreductase, with product MHALVVHAHEEPHSFNGSMTRVTQDALQALGHTVTVSDLYRMGFKAVADGEDFLERRDKHYLKRQLEEKAALELGTLAPDIVAEQQKLLAADLVILQFPLWWFSMPAILKGWVDRVMAMGFAYGGGMRYDEGGLKGRRAMLSITTGGPEGAYSEFGLNGAMDRILFPIQHGILYFCGLEVLPPFVVWGPARLTDTGRLAELERWRRHLAALDTLEPIPFHPLAHYDEGMQLKAEYRQVSSGE from the coding sequence ATGCACGCACTCGTCGTCCATGCCCATGAAGAGCCGCATTCCTTCAACGGGTCCATGACCCGTGTGACCCAGGACGCCCTCCAGGCGCTGGGCCACACCGTGACCGTGTCCGACCTCTACCGCATGGGGTTCAAGGCCGTGGCCGACGGCGAGGATTTCCTGGAGCGCCGGGACAAGCACTACCTCAAGCGGCAGCTCGAGGAGAAGGCGGCCCTGGAACTGGGCACCCTCGCCCCCGACATCGTCGCCGAGCAGCAGAAGCTGCTGGCCGCGGATCTGGTGATCCTCCAGTTTCCCCTGTGGTGGTTCTCCATGCCCGCCATCCTCAAGGGCTGGGTGGACCGGGTGATGGCCATGGGCTTCGCCTACGGCGGGGGCATGCGGTACGACGAGGGCGGCCTGAAGGGGCGCAGGGCGATGCTCTCCATCACCACCGGCGGCCCCGAAGGCGCCTATTCAGAGTTCGGCCTCAACGGGGCCATGGACCGGATCCTCTTCCCCATCCAGCACGGAATCCTCTACTTCTGCGGCCTGGAGGTGCTTCCGCCCTTCGTGGTGTGGGGCCCGGCCCGTCTCACCGACACCGGGCGCCTGGCCGAACTGGAGCGCTGGCGCCGGCACCTGGCGGCGCTGGACACGCTGGAGCCCATCCCGTTCCATCCCCTGGCGCACTACGACGAAGGCATGCAGCTGAAGGCGGAATACCGGCAGGTCAGCTCCGGGGAATAG
- a CDS encoding TolC family protein, whose protein sequence is MVRASMVPVFAMCYSLVAQTPAPEGKHLSLQEAIQISLQNNLQVDIARQAREQTQSGYLTSQGVFDWNLSGQAQSSRIDTASNSPLFKGSSTAVASQYTSYGRSLTVDVGKAFVWGGSVKFEYAPVYSYYRGLTLGTPDVPSSNSYPYTGALSATYSQNLLAGFGREVTTAPMVVAQKNAQAADYTFQLAIINLVASTEGQYWDLVYAERYLANKKVSLELAQKQLKENTIRMQVGTMAPIDVTSAEAQVAQAEQDIIAAEASLANAKDALIRSLYPNAERPTSLDSTDSPTLAHTQLDEAAAVKMALERRVELKAARIGKEVAQLNARVAENKTLPTLSAFGTYTGNSNNYDSLSPVNKDLTGAKYPGYTVGLQFSMPIQNRAAKGNLSAARASLRSSELSLRDQELSITLQVRTAVRNVEAAEKGVKAAEKTRYYQQKNLEAEQKKFENGMSTNFVVLQVMTNLDNAKSAELQAQINYAKVVTALEQAVGNLMQARNLTIK, encoded by the coding sequence ATGGTTCGTGCCTCCATGGTCCCCGTCTTCGCAATGTGCTACAGCCTGGTGGCCCAGACCCCGGCTCCCGAAGGGAAGCACCTCAGCCTCCAGGAGGCCATCCAGATCTCCCTGCAGAACAACCTGCAGGTGGACATCGCCCGGCAGGCCCGCGAGCAGACCCAGTCCGGCTACCTGACCAGCCAGGGCGTCTTCGACTGGAACCTCTCGGGACAGGCCCAGTCCTCCCGCATCGACACCGCCTCCAATTCGCCCCTGTTCAAGGGCTCCTCCACGGCGGTGGCCTCCCAGTACACCTCCTACGGCCGCAGCCTGACCGTGGACGTGGGCAAGGCCTTCGTGTGGGGCGGCAGCGTCAAGTTCGAGTACGCCCCGGTCTACAGCTACTACCGCGGGCTGACCCTGGGCACGCCCGACGTCCCCTCCAGCAATTCCTACCCCTACACCGGCGCCCTTTCCGCGACCTACAGCCAGAACCTCCTGGCGGGCTTCGGCCGGGAAGTCACCACCGCCCCCATGGTCGTGGCCCAGAAGAACGCCCAGGCCGCGGACTACACGTTCCAGCTGGCCATCATCAACCTCGTCGCCAGCACCGAGGGCCAGTACTGGGATCTCGTCTACGCCGAGCGCTACCTGGCCAACAAGAAGGTGTCCCTCGAGCTGGCCCAGAAGCAGCTCAAGGAGAACACGATCCGCATGCAGGTGGGCACCATGGCGCCCATCGACGTGACCAGCGCCGAGGCCCAGGTGGCCCAGGCCGAGCAGGACATCATCGCCGCCGAGGCCTCGCTCGCCAACGCCAAGGACGCCCTCATCCGCTCGCTCTATCCCAACGCCGAGCGTCCCACCTCCCTGGACAGCACCGATTCCCCCACCCTCGCCCACACGCAGCTCGACGAGGCCGCCGCGGTGAAGATGGCCCTCGAGCGCCGCGTGGAGCTGAAGGCCGCCCGCATCGGCAAGGAAGTGGCCCAGCTCAACGCCAGGGTCGCCGAGAACAAGACCCTGCCCACGCTCTCCGCCTTCGGCACCTACACCGGCAACTCCAACAACTACGATTCGCTGAGTCCCGTCAACAAGGACCTGACCGGCGCCAAGTATCCCGGCTACACCGTCGGCCTCCAGTTCTCCATGCCCATCCAGAACCGCGCCGCCAAGGGCAACCTGTCCGCCGCCCGCGCCAGCCTTCGCAGCAGCGAGCTGAGCCTGCGGGACCAGGAGCTGAGCATCACCCTCCAGGTCCGCACCGCCGTGCGCAACGTCGAGGCCGCCGAGAAGGGCGTGAAGGCCGCGGAAAAGACCCGCTACTACCAGCAGAAGAACCTCGAGGCCGAGCAGAAGAAGTTCGAGAACGGCATGAGCACCAACTTCGTCGTCCTGCAGGTCATGACCAACCTCGACAACGCCAAGAGCGCCGAGCTGCAGGCCCAGATCAACTACGCCAAGGTCGTCACGGCCCTGGAGCAGGCCGTGGGCAACCTCATGCAGGCCCGGAACCTCACCATCAAGTAG
- a CDS encoding response regulator: protein MNISLGDIPLRTILIVDDDAIVRRYLEAQLSRLGCRLAFAEDGVEAMVRIEEDRPDLVLLDIVMPGLDGFEVCRRIKGSLATQHIPVIHFTSLGQEAKERSFEAGADDFLNKPLNIVELRSRVRSHLLIQSLQEELKANQGMHRAWRWEEQPKARILAVIADIDLREWVVDKLRTQGHDVLWADSLRACLDSMGQGLPDLMVIDHQLPDGAAGDFVGHLRNFAKSRDLPVLMLCSREAMERKQVGGDAGPMDYLVVPTNGTEMRVRVDVLLREGRLLAGRSADRIGLERDLLVDPPTGAYSEAFLEAHLTLVQGWLAKAHQPLSLLGAGCYQQVAGWLEAKEHMVRSARFLSAGLRQGEALCRVADRTFVLLLPGTDAKGLEERIQALYKSGFTGTLAGLPVPPGASAGTVLRGLAQVLQKGQGSTAIL from the coding sequence ATGAACATCTCTTTGGGGGACATCCCCCTCCGCACCATCCTCATCGTGGATGATGATGCGATCGTGCGCAGGTATCTGGAAGCCCAGCTTTCGAGGCTCGGGTGCCGGCTGGCCTTCGCCGAGGATGGGGTGGAGGCCATGGTCCGCATCGAGGAGGACCGGCCCGACCTGGTGCTGCTGGACATCGTCATGCCGGGCCTGGACGGGTTCGAGGTGTGCCGCCGCATCAAGGGCAGCCTCGCCACGCAGCACATCCCCGTCATCCACTTCACCTCGCTGGGCCAGGAGGCCAAGGAGCGGAGCTTCGAAGCGGGCGCCGATGATTTCCTCAACAAGCCGCTGAACATCGTGGAGCTGCGGAGCCGGGTGCGCAGCCACCTCCTGATCCAGAGCCTCCAGGAGGAGCTCAAGGCCAACCAGGGCATGCACCGCGCCTGGCGCTGGGAGGAGCAGCCCAAGGCCCGGATCCTGGCGGTGATCGCCGACATCGACCTGCGGGAATGGGTGGTGGACAAGCTCCGCACCCAGGGCCACGACGTGCTGTGGGCCGACTCGCTCCGCGCGTGCCTGGACAGCATGGGGCAGGGGCTGCCCGATCTCATGGTCATCGACCACCAACTGCCCGACGGCGCCGCCGGCGACTTCGTGGGCCACCTGCGGAATTTCGCCAAGAGCCGCGACCTGCCGGTCCTCATGCTCTGCTCCCGCGAGGCCATGGAGCGCAAGCAGGTGGGGGGCGACGCGGGCCCCATGGACTACCTCGTCGTGCCCACCAACGGCACGGAGATGCGCGTTCGCGTGGACGTGCTGCTGCGTGAGGGCCGCCTCCTGGCGGGCCGCAGCGCCGACCGCATCGGGCTGGAGCGGGATCTGCTCGTGGACCCGCCCACCGGCGCCTATTCGGAGGCCTTCCTGGAGGCCCACCTCACCCTCGTGCAGGGCTGGCTGGCCAAGGCCCACCAGCCCCTTTCCCTGCTGGGCGCGGGCTGCTACCAGCAGGTCGCGGGGTGGCTCGAGGCCAAGGAGCACATGGTCCGAAGCGCCCGGTTCCTGAGCGCCGGCCTGAGGCAGGGCGAGGCCCTCTGCAGGGTGGCGGACCGCACCTTCGTCCTGCTCCTGCCCGGCACCGACGCCAAGGGGCTGGAGGAGCGCATCCAGGCCCTGTACAAGAGCGGCTTCACCGGGACCCTGGCCGGGCTCCCGGTGCCCCCCGGCGCCTCCGCCGGCACCGTCCTGCGCGGTCTCGCCCAGGTCCTGCAGAAGGGCCAGGGCTCCACGGCGATCCTTTGA
- a CDS encoding nuclear transport factor 2 family protein, with product MRPKELVMAWAKAFNRADPDGLAAFYAEDAVNHQVAEAPVEGREAIRRMFAEGFRAAEMICIVENIFEDGEWAILEWRDPLGLRGCGFFRVVEDRIVFQRGYWDKLSFLRMHGMPIPRS from the coding sequence ATGCGTCCCAAGGAACTCGTCATGGCCTGGGCGAAGGCCTTCAACCGCGCCGACCCCGACGGCCTGGCCGCGTTCTACGCCGAGGACGCCGTGAACCACCAGGTCGCCGAGGCCCCCGTGGAGGGCCGGGAGGCCATCCGCAGGATGTTCGCCGAGGGCTTCCGGGCCGCCGAGATGATCTGCATCGTGGAGAACATCTTCGAGGACGGCGAGTGGGCCATCCTGGAGTGGCGCGATCCGCTCGGGCTGAGGGGGTGCGGGTTCTTCCGCGTGGTGGAGGACAGGATCGTGTTCCAGCGGGGGTACTGGGACAAGCTGTCGTTCCTGCGCATGCACGGGATGCCTATTCCCCGGAGCTGA
- a CDS encoding aminoacetone oxidase family FAD-binding enzyme, whose protein sequence is MKVLVAGGGAAGMIAAWRAAAVGCETTLLEANDRLGMKIRISGGGKCNITHDGPVAAVLAAFPKAQARFLRPALHAFTNQDVLDLLAREGVHAQARDNGRVFPVDGPGSAAKVTAAFEAVVRRAGVQVRLGARVRALEGEAPALTALVMEDGTWLRADRFILATGGASYPRTGTRGELLAALGALGVPVSPWFPALAPIPLRTPRPEWEGVALREGALVLKAGPGGKVLDRFRGDILFTRTGISGPAALELSRPAEAARRAGAAWLGYDLGAGDVDGDLVGLQQANPHLAVRTWLGRWLPERVCAPALAERGIGLDQRMKDLPRAARKDLAALLEGFPLGEPGRVDLEKGEVSAGGVLLSAVDPRTMAVKGWDNLRVCGELLDVDGPVGGYNLQAAFSTGFLAGSPG, encoded by the coding sequence TTGAAGGTCCTGGTGGCCGGAGGCGGGGCCGCGGGCATGATCGCGGCCTGGCGCGCCGCCGCCGTGGGCTGCGAGACCACGCTCCTGGAGGCCAACGACCGCCTGGGCATGAAGATCCGCATCAGCGGCGGCGGAAAGTGCAACATCACCCACGACGGTCCCGTGGCCGCGGTGCTGGCGGCCTTCCCCAAGGCGCAGGCCCGCTTCCTGCGCCCGGCCCTGCACGCCTTCACCAACCAGGACGTGCTGGACCTCCTGGCCCGGGAGGGCGTGCACGCCCAGGCCCGGGACAACGGCCGCGTGTTCCCCGTGGACGGCCCGGGATCGGCCGCCAAGGTCACCGCCGCGTTCGAGGCCGTGGTGCGCCGCGCCGGCGTCCAGGTGCGGCTGGGGGCCCGGGTGCGGGCCCTGGAGGGGGAGGCGCCGGCCCTGACGGCCCTGGTGATGGAGGACGGCACCTGGCTCCGGGCGGACCGCTTCATCCTCGCCACAGGCGGCGCCAGCTATCCCAGGACCGGCACCCGGGGCGAGCTCCTGGCGGCCCTGGGGGCCCTGGGCGTGCCCGTGAGCCCCTGGTTCCCCGCGCTGGCGCCCATCCCCCTGCGGACCCCGCGGCCCGAATGGGAGGGCGTCGCCCTGCGGGAAGGCGCGCTCGTGCTCAAGGCGGGGCCGGGGGGCAAGGTCCTGGACCGGTTCAGGGGCGACATCCTCTTCACCCGGACCGGCATCTCCGGCCCCGCCGCCCTGGAGCTGAGCCGCCCGGCCGAAGCCGCCCGCAGGGCCGGGGCCGCGTGGCTGGGCTACGACCTGGGCGCCGGGGACGTGGACGGGGACCTGGTGGGGCTCCAGCAGGCCAATCCTCATCTCGCCGTGCGGACCTGGCTGGGCCGCTGGCTCCCGGAGCGCGTGTGCGCGCCGGCGCTGGCGGAACGGGGCATCGGCCTGGATCAGCGGATGAAGGATCTGCCGCGGGCGGCGCGGAAGGATCTGGCGGCGCTGTTGGAGGGCTTTCCGCTGGGGGAGCCGGGGCGGGTGGACCTGGAGAAGGGCGAGGTCTCGGCGGGAGGCGTCCTGCTTTCCGCGGTGGATCCGAGGACGATGGCGGTCAAGGGGTGGGACAACCTGCGGGTCTGCGGGGAGCTGCTGGACGTGGACGGGCCGGTGGGGGGCTACAACCTCCAGGCGGCGTTCAGCACGGGCTTTCTGGCCGGGAGCCCCGGTTGA
- a CDS encoding CPBP family intramembrane glutamic endopeptidase, which yields MRRIFFDERGSLRNGWWILIYLALLIVASVVLGTGARFLKRLGVGRAWFEPVPFLITLAAAWAVTRRRRERLADLGWRLDRRWLAELAWGTALGAVLIAAAAGLTWAAGGVRFELDPHRAFRVLGYGFYSFLLVALFEESLFRGFCFQRMVDGLGPWGAQLVLAALFALAHWGNQGMHGSARVWGTLNIAMAAVLLGLAYLRTRSLALPVGIHLGWNWAQGSVFGFSVSGTGASRGWLHPVLQARPEWVTGGAFGLEASVSGVLVLAAAIALLWAWRREPAV from the coding sequence TTGAGGCGGATCTTTTTCGACGAGCGCGGCAGCCTGCGCAACGGATGGTGGATCCTCATCTACCTCGCACTCCTGATCGTGGCGTCGGTGGTCCTCGGGACCGGGGCCCGGTTCCTTAAGCGCCTCGGGGTCGGCCGGGCCTGGTTCGAGCCCGTCCCCTTCCTGATCACCCTCGCCGCGGCCTGGGCCGTCACCCGGCGCCGCCGGGAGCGCCTGGCCGACCTGGGCTGGCGCCTGGACCGGCGGTGGCTGGCGGAACTGGCCTGGGGCACCGCGCTGGGCGCGGTCCTCATCGCCGCGGCCGCGGGGCTCACCTGGGCCGCCGGCGGCGTGCGCTTCGAGCTGGATCCCCACCGCGCCTTCCGGGTCCTGGGCTACGGCTTCTATTCCTTCCTCCTGGTCGCCCTTTTCGAGGAGAGCCTCTTCCGGGGCTTCTGCTTCCAGCGGATGGTGGACGGCCTGGGGCCCTGGGGCGCCCAGCTGGTGCTGGCCGCCCTCTTCGCGCTGGCCCACTGGGGCAACCAGGGCATGCACGGGAGCGCGCGCGTCTGGGGCACCCTCAACATCGCCATGGCCGCCGTCCTCCTGGGCCTGGCCTACCTGCGCACCCGCAGCCTCGCCCTGCCCGTGGGGATCCACCTGGGCTGGAACTGGGCCCAGGGCAGCGTCTTCGGCTTCAGCGTCAGCGGCACCGGCGCGTCCAGGGGATGGCTCCACCCCGTGCTCCAGGCGCGCCCCGAATGGGTGACCGGCGGCGCATTCGGCCTGGAGGCCAGCGTCTCCGGCGTGCTGGTGCTGGCCGCGGCCATCGCCCTGCTCTGGGCCTGGCGCCGGGAACCGGCTGTATAA
- a CDS encoding methyl-accepting chemotaxis protein, with protein MENQEALTPTEPSEQNGLEEIHPEGLLKEFRERGEALDHRLDALLDLVQAIRTEIHQESQTELQRLARAAEDMTNGKIFQQIDIQAKGELGALVASINSTLMNLQQLDSSVKQQSTQVPELAAQLDAITADTEKATQNVMNRLDVLMAASDQAQSSVKAAVKALLATQEAQAKFHAQMDTYLEKASQGADPAQLAQEILEFLFEHQMNPPPPPADMEACLAPLTTVADEAFEILNTLQFQDITRQKVEKVVLLLKQFKDGLNRLLAIFNIEGALVGGAPREEAIFDNRVIATQEHIFDATLEADDKKESVDDIIAQFKKAKG; from the coding sequence ATGGAAAACCAGGAAGCCCTCACCCCCACCGAGCCCAGCGAGCAGAACGGCCTGGAGGAGATCCACCCGGAAGGCCTCCTGAAGGAGTTCCGCGAGCGGGGCGAGGCCCTGGACCACCGCCTCGACGCCCTCCTGGACCTGGTGCAGGCCATCCGCACCGAGATCCACCAGGAGAGCCAGACCGAGCTCCAGCGCCTGGCCCGCGCCGCCGAGGACATGACCAACGGCAAGATCTTCCAGCAGATCGACATCCAGGCCAAGGGCGAGCTGGGGGCCCTGGTGGCCAGCATCAACTCCACCCTGATGAACCTCCAGCAGCTGGACAGCTCCGTGAAGCAGCAGAGCACCCAGGTGCCCGAACTCGCGGCCCAGCTGGACGCCATCACCGCCGACACCGAGAAGGCCACCCAGAACGTCATGAACCGCCTCGACGTGCTCATGGCGGCCAGCGACCAGGCCCAGTCCTCGGTCAAGGCCGCCGTGAAGGCCCTGCTGGCCACCCAGGAGGCCCAGGCGAAGTTCCACGCCCAGATGGACACCTACCTGGAGAAGGCCAGCCAGGGCGCCGATCCCGCGCAGCTGGCCCAGGAGATCCTGGAGTTCCTCTTCGAGCACCAGATGAATCCCCCGCCCCCGCCCGCGGACATGGAGGCCTGCCTGGCCCCCCTCACCACGGTCGCCGACGAGGCCTTCGAGATCCTGAACACCCTCCAGTTCCAGGACATCACGCGGCAGAAGGTGGAGAAGGTGGTGCTGCTCCTCAAGCAGTTCAAGGACGGCCTCAACCGCCTCCTGGCCATCTTCAACATCGAAGGCGCCCTGGTGGGCGGCGCCCCCAGGGAGGAGGCGATCTTCGACAACCGGGTCATCGCCACCCAGGAGCACATCTTCGACGCCACCCTGGAAGCCGACGACAAGAAGGAATCCGTGGACGACATCATCGCCCAGTTCAAGAAGGCCAAGGGCTAG
- the lipB gene encoding lipoyl(octanoyl) transferase LipB → MTGIGFTQSRPAQFRRLGHVLYAAGLRMQKAMAEYVKDGTRPDQILVLEHNPVFTLGRNATRQDIHVTDAFLEERGVEVFETDRGGQVTYHGPGQVVVYPICNLKGGREDVGRLVRGLEEAMIRCAADFGVKADRLQGFPGVWVETPRGLEKLGALGIHLNRWIATHGIAFNVAPDLAHFRWITPCGITDKGVCSLASLLGDAAPTWDQAADSLQAHMAATLGLDVQPAPAPSRSVSALTWRRSPAGVEILVMLRNPDQGLWWSSVTGMIEPGEAPEATAHRELLEETGLTGTLTDMAFTHSFWMDPSILGLPSGPPRFNREICFHMEVEPGAQVRLALDEHSEYRWCGFQEAHDLMMWEGSKAALRRLRKQLGAPVP, encoded by the coding sequence ATGACAGGAATCGGTTTCACCCAATCCAGACCCGCGCAGTTCCGACGTCTGGGCCACGTGCTCTACGCCGCGGGGCTCCGCATGCAGAAGGCCATGGCCGAGTACGTCAAGGACGGCACCCGGCCCGACCAGATCCTCGTGCTCGAGCACAACCCCGTCTTCACCCTGGGCCGCAACGCCACCCGCCAGGACATCCACGTGACCGACGCCTTCCTGGAGGAACGCGGCGTGGAGGTCTTCGAGACCGACCGCGGCGGCCAGGTGACGTACCACGGCCCGGGCCAGGTCGTGGTCTACCCCATCTGCAACCTCAAGGGGGGCCGCGAGGACGTGGGGCGGCTCGTGCGGGGCCTGGAGGAGGCCATGATCCGCTGCGCCGCCGATTTCGGCGTCAAGGCCGACCGGCTCCAGGGCTTCCCCGGCGTGTGGGTCGAGACCCCCAGGGGCCTGGAGAAGCTGGGGGCCCTGGGCATCCACCTCAACCGCTGGATCGCCACCCACGGCATCGCGTTCAACGTCGCCCCTGACCTGGCCCATTTCCGCTGGATCACGCCCTGCGGCATCACCGACAAGGGCGTGTGCTCCCTGGCCTCGCTTCTGGGGGACGCCGCCCCCACCTGGGACCAGGCCGCCGACAGCCTCCAGGCCCACATGGCCGCGACCCTGGGCCTGGACGTGCAGCCCGCGCCGGCCCCCAGCCGCAGCGTCTCCGCCCTCACCTGGCGCCGGAGCCCCGCCGGGGTGGAGATCCTGGTCATGCTGCGCAACCCCGACCAGGGCCTCTGGTGGTCCAGCGTCACCGGCATGATCGAGCCGGGGGAGGCCCCCGAGGCCACCGCCCACCGCGAGCTGCTGGAGGAGACGGGCCTCACGGGCACCCTCACCGACATGGCCTTCACCCACAGCTTCTGGATGGACCCCTCCATCCTGGGCCTCCCCTCCGGCCCCCCCCGGTTCAACCGGGAGATCTGCTTCCACATGGAAGTGGAGCCCGGCGCGCAGGTGCGGCTGGCCCTGGACGAGCACAGCGAATACCGCTGGTGCGGGTTCCAGGAGGCCCACGACCTCATGATGTGGGAGGGCTCCAAGGCCGCCCTCCGCCGCCTCCGCAAGCAACTCGGGGCGCCGGTTCCCTAA
- the bla gene encoding class A beta-lactamase: MRIWALALLGTVLAAQSPQLRSLERRSRGRLGVCVLDAGGAKILEYRSRERFPMCSTFKVLLAAAVLAKADAGQAALDRLLPYGEKDLLDYAPVTRARAAEGALSLEDLCAASVQVSDNTAANLLLEALGGPGAVTLFARKLGDPTTRLDRKEPELNDVPPGDPRDTTTPEAMARTLRELLAGSTLSAASKARLQGWMATSTTGTHRLRAGFPPAWDVADKTGSGFEKSGTANDIALVVPKGGRPMYVTAYLTGAKVNAQSRDAILAEVGRLVSKLPR; this comes from the coding sequence GTGCGCATCTGGGCCCTGGCGCTGCTGGGGACGGTCCTGGCGGCCCAGTCCCCCCAGCTCCGCTCCCTGGAGCGCAGGAGCCGGGGCCGCCTCGGCGTGTGCGTCCTCGACGCCGGCGGCGCGAAGATCCTGGAATACCGTTCCAGGGAACGCTTCCCCATGTGCAGCACCTTCAAGGTCCTCCTGGCCGCCGCCGTGCTGGCCAAGGCGGACGCGGGCCAGGCCGCCCTGGACCGGTTGCTGCCCTACGGCGAAAAGGACCTCCTGGACTACGCCCCCGTCACCCGGGCCCGGGCCGCCGAAGGCGCCCTGTCCCTGGAGGACCTCTGCGCCGCCAGCGTCCAGGTCAGCGACAACACCGCCGCCAACCTGCTCCTGGAGGCCCTCGGCGGTCCCGGCGCCGTCACCCTCTTCGCCCGGAAGCTGGGCGACCCCACGACCCGCCTGGACCGCAAGGAACCCGAACTCAACGACGTCCCCCCGGGCGACCCGCGCGACACCACCACCCCGGAGGCCATGGCGCGCACCCTGCGCGAGCTGCTGGCCGGTTCCACCCTCTCGGCCGCCTCCAAGGCCCGGCTGCAGGGTTGGATGGCCACCTCCACCACCGGCACCCACCGCCTGCGCGCCGGCTTTCCGCCCGCCTGGGACGTGGCGGACAAGACGGGTTCCGGATTCGAGAAATCAGGCACCGCCAACGACATCGCGCTCGTCGTCCCAAAGGGTGGCCGGCCGATGTACGTCACCGCCTACCTGACCGGCGCCAAGGTGAACGCCCAGTCCCGGGACGCCATCCTGGCCGAAGTGGGTCGCCTGGTGTCAAAATTACCCCGGTAA